A portion of the Gammaproteobacteria bacterium genome contains these proteins:
- a CDS encoding response regulator produces MDNVIPLIPRNRGARKPASLRVISEGAPDWSGDRIARQGRHPPSVLIVDDQFTGRKILERVIQSIDPALLVASFADPYEALRHAGRQTPDLILTDYRMPDLNGVEFTRRLRALPSCMDVPLVVVTVVDDPEVRYEALDAGATDFLVRPIDQYECRARCRNLLTLRRQQKIITHRARWLEEQVSLATRQIRNRERETLLRLAKAGEYRDEGPGYHVLRMAKMARLIAEQMGLSAAECDEIALAAPLHDIGKIGIPDHVLLKPAELTPPEWAIMKMHTSIGHEILKDSASRYIQQGAVIALSHHERYDGGGYPNGLRGDAIPMTSRIVAVADVYDALTTRRSYKEAWCREDALQYVTEQSGHHFDPQCVAAFIAQLTEIDRVAEGAFLPET; encoded by the coding sequence ATGGACAACGTAATCCCGCTGATACCGCGCAATCGCGGCGCGCGCAAGCCCGCGAGCTTGCGCGTAATCTCCGAGGGTGCGCCTGACTGGAGCGGTGATCGTATCGCCAGGCAGGGCCGGCATCCGCCAAGCGTACTCATCGTTGACGATCAGTTCACCGGCCGCAAGATTTTGGAGAGGGTGATCCAGAGCATCGACCCCGCGCTGCTGGTGGCGAGTTTCGCCGATCCCTACGAGGCGTTGCGCCACGCCGGTCGGCAAACGCCTGATCTGATCCTCACCGATTACAGAATGCCGGATTTGAATGGCGTTGAGTTCACCCGGCGCTTGCGTGCGCTGCCTAGCTGCATGGATGTGCCGCTGGTGGTCGTGACGGTGGTGGATGATCCCGAAGTGAGGTACGAGGCGCTGGACGCCGGCGCCACCGATTTTCTGGTGCGCCCGATCGATCAATACGAATGTCGCGCCCGTTGCCGGAATCTGCTGACCTTGCGTCGGCAACAGAAAATTATCACGCACCGTGCGCGCTGGCTGGAGGAACAGGTCTCGCTTGCCACCCGGCAGATTCGCAATCGCGAACGGGAAACGCTGTTACGGCTCGCCAAGGCCGGTGAATACCGGGATGAAGGCCCCGGCTACCACGTGTTGCGCATGGCGAAAATGGCGCGGCTGATCGCCGAGCAAATGGGGCTGTCGGCGGCGGAATGCGATGAGATCGCGCTGGCGGCGCCCTTGCATGACATCGGCAAGATCGGCATTCCCGATCACGTGCTGCTCAAACCGGCGGAATTGACGCCCCCGGAGTGGGCCATCATGAAGATGCATACCTCGATTGGTCACGAGATACTAAAAGACAGCGCGTCGCGCTACATTCAGCAGGGCGCGGTAATCGCGTTGAGCCATCACGAGCGCTACGATGGCGGCGGCTATCCCAACGGTCTGCGCGGCGACGCCATCCCAATGACCTCACGCATCGTCGCGGTGGCCGATGTTTATGACGCGCTGACCACCAGACGATCCTACAAGGAAGCCTGGTGTCGCGAGGATGCGCTTCAATATGTTACGGAACAGTCGGGCCACCACTTCGATCCGCAATGCGTCGCCGCGTTCATCGCTCAACTGACCGAGATCGACAGAGTGGCAGAGGGCGCGTTCCTACCCGAAACCTAA